A stretch of Vibrio aphrogenes DNA encodes these proteins:
- a CDS encoding alpha/beta fold hydrolase has translation MSNNNPQWQRENQLFEFSQQTLAPFWNGRNEGFIMGELHKKLYWVSFTKKENTKAILVVNGRIESVYKYQELFWDLTEQGYDVYSYDHRGQGMSERCCDDRQIGHVEHFDNYIKDMHQIVQTFDFSRYDKAFILAHSMGGAISTRYLQTYSEHPFAAITLSAPMMGIQMQWFLRPFSAPLTRWMAARSPIPNYALGQQAYIAKPFENNHLTHSPSRYQWFRDLYAAQPDIQLGGPSNHWVNQSLLAAKRCIIEATNITIPVLLMQASQDTIVDNAAQLRFIKALNQRHPGRGQFHPIQGAHHELLFERDELRIQALQYCLDFFNAQ, from the coding sequence ATGAGCAACAACAACCCACAATGGCAACGTGAAAATCAGCTCTTTGAATTTTCACAACAGACATTAGCGCCTTTCTGGAATGGACGAAATGAAGGCTTCATCATGGGTGAGCTGCATAAAAAACTCTATTGGGTATCTTTTACGAAAAAGGAAAATACCAAAGCGATCTTAGTCGTTAATGGCCGCATTGAAAGTGTCTATAAATATCAAGAATTGTTCTGGGATCTCACCGAGCAAGGCTATGATGTGTATTCCTATGATCATCGTGGCCAAGGCATGTCTGAACGTTGTTGCGATGATCGTCAAATTGGCCACGTGGAGCACTTTGATAATTACATCAAAGACATGCATCAAATCGTACAAACATTTGATTTCTCTCGTTACGACAAAGCTTTTATTTTAGCGCACTCGATGGGTGGGGCGATTTCCACTCGTTATCTACAAACCTATTCCGAGCATCCCTTTGCAGCAATAACACTCAGCGCCCCGATGATGGGCATTCAAATGCAATGGTTTTTACGTCCTTTTTCAGCGCCACTCACTCGCTGGATGGCCGCCAGAAGCCCTATTCCTAACTATGCTCTTGGCCAACAAGCTTATATTGCTAAGCCTTTTGAAAATAACCATTTAACCCACAGTCCATCCCGCTATCAATGGTTCCGTGATTTGTATGCCGCACAACCTGATATTCAACTGGGAGGCCCAAGTAATCATTGGGTCAATCAATCCTTATTGGCAGCCAAACGCTGCATTATAGAGGCAACAAACATCACCATCCCTGTCCTGCTAATGCAAGCGAGCCAAGATACCATAGTGGATAATGCCGCCCAACTCCGTTTTATTAAGGCCCTCAATCAACGCCATCCCGGCCGAGGTCAATTTCACCCGATCCAAGGCGCGCACCACGAACTATTGTTTGAACGTGATGAGCTGCGCATTCAAGCACTGCAATATTGTTTGGATTTTTTCAACGCTCAATAA
- a CDS encoding DUF2500 domain-containing protein — protein sequence MPVTLLLSLVLLIGLSAWIAIQFHKKHQLGQDAPELTIKVAILDKQSIDIPEAQPGQDDQEYWIYVQKLPIGPKREFKVGVHYYSALNPGDKGMLTYQGDQFLHFALQRQS from the coding sequence ATGCCCGTAACATTATTGTTAAGTCTGGTTCTTCTGATCGGTTTATCTGCTTGGATTGCTATTCAGTTTCATAAAAAACATCAGCTTGGCCAAGATGCACCTGAGTTAACGATAAAAGTGGCTATCTTGGACAAGCAAAGCATTGATATTCCAGAAGCACAACCTGGCCAAGACGATCAAGAATATTGGATCTATGTGCAAAAGTTGCCTATCGGACCTAAGCGCGAATTTAAAGTTGGCGTCCATTATTACAGCGCACTTAACCCAGGTGATAAAGGAATGCTCACTTATCAAGGAGACCAATTTCTACATTTCGCGCTACAGCGACAGTCTTAA
- a CDS encoding manganese efflux pump MntP, translated as MFDVLLLALALSMDALAVSIGLGAKMSSQQHTPFRLAIKAGLYFGVFQALMPFVGFLAGHSVLGWVESLAPYVAFILLLGIGIKMIYEAYSDGIEQDLRQITHRVMLTLAIATSIDAMAAGFSLPLLKVDPILACALIGVVTLLFSMLGVLIGRKSGTWLESQAELLGGVVLIIMSFKFLFV; from the coding sequence ATGTTTGATGTCTTGTTATTAGCCTTGGCGCTGAGTATGGATGCCTTGGCGGTTTCCATTGGTTTAGGTGCCAAAATGAGCTCACAACAACACACCCCTTTTCGATTAGCTATCAAAGCTGGGTTGTATTTTGGAGTCTTTCAAGCCTTAATGCCGTTTGTAGGGTTTTTAGCCGGCCATAGCGTATTGGGTTGGGTAGAAAGTTTGGCGCCGTATGTGGCATTTATTTTGTTGTTAGGGATTGGCATCAAAATGATTTATGAAGCCTATTCCGATGGCATTGAACAAGATTTACGACAGATTACTCATCGAGTGATGTTAACTTTGGCGATTGCGACCAGTATTGACGCTATGGCAGCAGGCTTTAGTCTTCCTTTATTAAAGGTCGATCCGATTCTTGCGTGTGCCTTAATTGGGGTCGTAACCCTGCTCTTTAGTATGCTGGGAGTGCTGATTGGCCGTAAAAGTGGTACCTGGTTAGAAAGCCAAGCGGAGTTACTTGGTGGGGTGGTATTAATTATTATGTCATTTAAATTTTTGTTCGTTTAA
- the dapF gene encoding diaminopimelate epimerase, whose translation MHFHFSKMHGLGNDFMVVDCITQNIFFSPDLIRRLSDRHTGVGFDQLLVVEAPYDPETDFHYRIFNADGSEVEQCGNGARCFARFVRMKGLTNKYSINVSTKKGRMVLKVESLDSVTVNMGKPIFEPSKIPFKAKQAEKTYILRAGEHTLFCGAVSMGNPHVVTIVEDVDSFDVETVGPLLESHERFPERVNAGFMQVIDRNTIKLRVYERGAGETQACGSGACGAVAVGIEQGLLDPEVLVHLPGGQLRIFWQGQGKPLYMTGPVAHVYDGQMSC comes from the coding sequence ATGCATTTCCATTTTTCTAAAATGCACGGTTTGGGTAATGACTTTATGGTAGTCGATTGCATTACTCAAAATATCTTCTTTTCCCCAGATTTAATCCGTCGTTTATCTGATCGTCATACAGGTGTCGGTTTCGATCAGCTGTTGGTGGTTGAAGCGCCTTATGATCCGGAAACCGATTTTCATTATCGTATTTTTAATGCTGATGGCAGTGAAGTCGAGCAATGTGGTAATGGAGCTCGCTGTTTTGCCCGTTTCGTTCGTATGAAAGGGTTAACTAACAAATACAGCATTAATGTCAGTACCAAAAAAGGTCGCATGGTATTAAAAGTTGAAAGCTTGGACTCGGTAACTGTAAATATGGGGAAACCCATTTTTGAGCCAAGTAAAATTCCTTTCAAAGCCAAACAAGCCGAAAAGACCTATATTTTACGAGCAGGTGAACATACGTTATTTTGTGGTGCCGTGAGCATGGGGAACCCCCATGTCGTAACTATTGTCGAGGATGTGGACAGCTTTGATGTTGAAACTGTTGGCCCCTTGCTGGAATCGCATGAGCGTTTTCCTGAGCGAGTCAATGCTGGTTTTATGCAAGTTATCGATCGCAATACCATTAAATTGAGAGTGTATGAACGGGGCGCAGGAGAAACACAAGCTTGTGGTAGTGGTGCATGCGGCGCGGTTGCTGTGGGTATCGAACAAGGGTTATTGGACCCTGAAGTCTTAGTACACCTACCGGGTGGTCAATTACGTATTTTTTGGCAAGGGCAAGGTAAACCATTATATATGACAGGCCCTGTGGCTCATGTGTATGATGGACAAATGAGTTGTTAA
- a CDS encoding NIPSNAP family protein, with product MDPKKINEFETYAKMWIPLVEKFGGQHTGYFLPSEGANNIALALFTFESLSAYEDYRIKSMQDDDCIKAFLYAEQVDCIISYERSFLRPVLS from the coding sequence ATCGATCCGAAAAAGATTAATGAGTTTGAAACGTATGCCAAGATGTGGATTCCATTGGTAGAAAAATTTGGCGGTCAACATACCGGCTATTTTTTACCATCAGAAGGCGCAAACAATATTGCGCTCGCTTTATTTACCTTTGAAAGCTTGTCTGCTTATGAAGATTATCGAATCAAGTCGATGCAAGATGATGATTGTATAAAAGCGTTTCTGTATGCAGAGCAAGTTGACTGCATCATCAGCTACGAACGTAGTTTCTTGCGGCCGGTTTTAAGCTAA
- the yigB gene encoding 5-amino-6-(5-phospho-D-ribitylamino)uracil phosphatase YigB — MRFYRNLPTIKAMTFDLDDTLYDNHPVICDLEQKTAQWLHTHHPVSQSMPYSQWQTLKIRLAQQTPFLQSDVSEWRYQQIRQGLMALGYDDPKASQAAKSAMEQVLIWRHQIDVPELTHQVMSKLKQQMPLIAITNGNVNPNKIGLGDYFDLVLNAGPDGWAKPHGQMFTTALSHLGLPPENVLHVGDNLISDVAGAKYAGMSACWINDFGKSLFTEEEAKVLPDVEISSVEDLLVFIESRR; from the coding sequence CTGAGATTTTACCGCAACTTGCCAACCATCAAAGCCATGACCTTTGATCTTGATGATACCTTGTACGATAACCACCCAGTGATCTGCGATCTAGAACAAAAAACCGCGCAATGGTTACATACTCATCATCCTGTCAGTCAGAGCATGCCGTATTCGCAATGGCAAACGCTTAAAATTCGATTGGCACAACAAACGCCTTTTTTGCAAAGTGATGTTAGCGAATGGCGTTATCAACAGATCCGTCAAGGTTTGATGGCTTTGGGTTATGATGATCCAAAAGCTTCGCAAGCGGCCAAATCGGCGATGGAGCAAGTATTGATCTGGCGTCATCAAATTGATGTACCAGAACTGACTCATCAGGTGATGAGCAAACTCAAACAACAGATGCCTCTGATCGCGATCACCAACGGCAATGTGAACCCCAATAAAATAGGATTAGGTGATTATTTTGATCTGGTGCTCAACGCAGGCCCTGACGGTTGGGCGAAGCCGCACGGGCAAATGTTTACAACCGCATTAAGCCATTTAGGTTTACCGCCTGAGAATGTACTGCATGTTGGCGATAATCTGATTTCCGATGTTGCAGGGGCCAAATATGCTGGCATGAGCGCCTGTTGGATTAATGATTTTGGCAAAAGCTTATTCACCGAAGAGGAAGCGAAAGTGTTACCGGATGTGGAGATCAGTTCGGTGGAGGATTTGTTGGTATTTATCGAATCTCGTCGCTAG
- a CDS encoding DUF484 family protein — translation MQADHLTAETVAEYLKDHPDFFLHRPELVEKLAFSHHQQGAVSLVEIQMRRQRQRIEELEEEITHMMSLAAKNDRTFHQLMTLQQTLLTCSSLSSLEQHIQQYSQQVKLKSHLLLLNHDNSKWALDSETFTRFRTNHLNGKSAYLGRLNRQDRQALFGGDCFASNELSELGSYVILPLNQHQPMGLLAFSSQEGGHFQPEMDTLFLRHVAALVTFMVQHLNQTTDEQTATKALSCANES, via the coding sequence ATGCAAGCGGATCATTTGACTGCCGAAACGGTAGCCGAGTATTTAAAAGACCATCCTGATTTTTTCCTGCACCGACCGGAACTGGTGGAAAAATTAGCGTTTTCACACCATCAACAAGGTGCGGTTTCGCTTGTTGAAATTCAGATGCGTCGCCAACGTCAGCGGATTGAAGAGTTAGAAGAAGAGATCACTCACATGATGTCGTTGGCCGCTAAAAATGATCGCACTTTTCATCAATTGATGACGTTGCAGCAAACGTTATTAACCTGCTCGTCTTTAAGCTCTCTTGAACAGCATATTCAGCAATATAGCCAACAAGTGAAGCTAAAATCTCACTTATTATTGCTCAACCATGATAACTCAAAGTGGGCACTCGATAGCGAGACCTTTACTCGCTTTCGTACTAATCATTTAAATGGTAAATCAGCGTATCTTGGGCGTTTAAATCGTCAAGACCGCCAAGCCTTATTTGGTGGCGATTGCTTTGCTAGCAATGAGCTGTCCGAACTGGGCTCTTACGTTATTTTGCCGTTGAACCAGCATCAGCCGATGGGATTATTGGCTTTTTCGAGCCAAGAAGGTGGGCATTTTCAACCGGAAATGGACACCTTATTTTTACGGCATGTGGCCGCTTTGGTGACTTTTATGGTACAGCATCTTAATCAAACGACCGATGAACAAACAGCGACAAAAGCCTTAAGTTGTGCCAATGAATCTTAA
- a CDS encoding tRNA-uridine aminocarboxypropyltransferase, producing the protein MSSQSQSSHSHAKPCPQCGLRYQCICKQAPSLTNNINIALLTHPNEIGRVTNTGKLLSHCLPNCNLHIWDRVNPPAKLLEQIAQQTTYLLFPSEQAIELETIKPKASTESVLFIILDGTWQEAKKMLNKSPWLQSLPKVALSAAQLSSYSLRRNQAQGNLCTCEVGISLLQQLEPHNDVSSLQQYFELFLQVYEADRNHKVFGARE; encoded by the coding sequence ATGTCTTCTCAATCACAATCATCTCATTCACATGCCAAGCCGTGTCCACAGTGTGGGTTACGTTATCAATGTATTTGCAAGCAAGCGCCAAGCCTTACCAACAACATCAACATCGCGCTCCTGACTCACCCGAATGAAATAGGGCGCGTCACTAATACCGGTAAACTGCTCAGCCACTGCTTGCCAAATTGTAACCTGCATATTTGGGATAGAGTGAATCCACCAGCCAAACTGCTTGAGCAAATAGCGCAACAAACCACCTATTTACTTTTTCCCAGTGAACAAGCGATAGAATTGGAAACCATCAAACCCAAGGCATCAACTGAGTCTGTGCTATTTATTATCTTGGATGGCACCTGGCAAGAAGCCAAGAAAATGCTCAACAAAAGCCCGTGGCTACAAAGCTTGCCGAAAGTTGCTCTGTCTGCTGCTCAACTCTCTAGCTACAGCCTGCGCCGTAATCAAGCACAAGGCAATTTATGTACTTGTGAAGTGGGAATATCGCTGTTGCAGCAATTAGAGCCACACAATGACGTTTCATCACTACAACAGTATTTTGAATTGTTTTTACAGGTGTATGAGGCGGATAGGAATCATAAAGTCTTCGGGGCTCGTGAATAG
- a CDS encoding Cof-type HAD-IIB family hydrolase encodes MSNSSLFAQTDLQDVRIVASDLDGTLLLPDHTLGELTKNTLKKLHDQGMTFIFATGRHHIDVESFRASAGIPAYMITSNGARVHSPENELLYSKNLPENVIQPIVDIIKHDPTHRIHIYRSNDWLTDKEDLKLSQHHQESGFNYALFDVDNAPTEDIAKLFFTHPDHDHLAEYEQQLKEKFGDQISIAFSTPWCLEMMAPHVSKGDALQAVAHKLGKDLEHCIAFGDGMNDVEMLQAAHKGLVMGTAHSKVMQALPNNEVIGCCADEAVARYLEDHLL; translated from the coding sequence ATGTCTAACTCTTCTCTATTTGCTCAAACTGATTTACAAGATGTACGTATTGTCGCATCGGATCTTGACGGTACTTTATTACTTCCCGATCACACCTTAGGGGAATTGACTAAGAACACCCTAAAGAAATTACACGACCAAGGTATGACGTTTATTTTTGCCACTGGTCGTCATCATATTGATGTGGAAAGTTTTCGCGCCAGTGCAGGTATTCCGGCTTACATGATCACTTCTAATGGCGCTCGTGTTCACAGCCCAGAGAATGAGCTGTTATACAGTAAAAATTTACCTGAGAATGTTATTCAACCGATTGTCGATATCATCAAACATGATCCGACTCATCGTATTCACATCTATCGCAGTAATGACTGGCTAACCGATAAAGAAGATTTAAAACTCAGCCAACATCATCAAGAATCCGGCTTTAACTACGCGTTGTTTGATGTCGATAATGCCCCAACTGAAGACATCGCAAAATTATTCTTTACCCATCCAGATCACGATCACTTGGCGGAATATGAACAACAGCTCAAAGAAAAGTTTGGCGACCAAATCAGCATTGCTTTCTCAACCCCGTGGTGCCTTGAAATGATGGCGCCGCATGTGTCTAAAGGCGATGCACTGCAAGCGGTGGCTCACAAGCTCGGTAAAGACCTTGAGCACTGTATTGCATTTGGTGATGGTATGAATGATGTGGAAATGCTCCAAGCGGCGCATAAAGGATTAGTCATGGGAACCGCACACAGTAAAGTAATGCAGGCCTTACCCAATAATGAAGTGATTGGCTGCTGCGCAGATGAAGCGGTCGCTCGCTATTTAGAAGATCACTTATTATAA
- the xerC gene encoding tyrosine recombinase XerC, with protein MNLNISEQMQPALQRFYDYLHHERGLSAHTQANYQRQLTTMAEQLTQLGLTHWQQVDAAWVRQLIAKANREGLKASSIGTRLSSLRSFFDYLISIDELSANPAKGVAAPKKKRPLPKNLDIDEVGQLLEVHDDDPLAIRDRAMMELMYGAGLRLAELVSIDIQHVQLSSGEIRVIGKGNKERKAPFSGQAKQWLGHWLKVRSSLANEAEPALFVSQRGSRISHRNVQKRMEEWGIKQGVSSHISPHKLRHSFATHMLESSGNLRAVQELLGHENISTTQIYTSLDFQHLAKVYDNAHPRAKKNRSPDSDQE; from the coding sequence ATGAATCTTAATATTTCAGAGCAGATGCAACCGGCGTTACAACGTTTTTATGATTATCTGCATCATGAGAGAGGCTTGAGTGCGCATACTCAAGCCAATTACCAACGTCAACTGACCACAATGGCAGAACAACTGACTCAACTAGGCCTTACTCATTGGCAGCAAGTGGATGCGGCTTGGGTAAGACAACTGATCGCAAAAGCCAATCGTGAAGGACTCAAAGCCAGTAGCATTGGGACGCGCTTATCTTCTTTGCGTAGTTTTTTTGATTACTTAATTTCGATTGATGAGCTAAGCGCCAATCCAGCAAAAGGGGTGGCGGCTCCAAAGAAAAAACGGCCATTACCAAAGAATTTAGATATCGACGAAGTGGGTCAATTATTGGAAGTACATGACGATGATCCACTGGCTATTCGTGACCGGGCGATGATGGAATTGATGTATGGGGCGGGTCTGCGTTTGGCGGAATTAGTCAGCATTGATATCCAACATGTGCAATTAAGCTCTGGGGAAATTCGCGTGATTGGTAAAGGGAATAAAGAGCGGAAAGCGCCATTTTCTGGTCAAGCTAAACAATGGCTTGGGCACTGGCTCAAAGTGCGTTCGAGCTTAGCCAATGAAGCAGAACCGGCGTTATTTGTCTCGCAACGTGGCAGCCGAATTTCTCACCGTAATGTGCAAAAACGCATGGAAGAATGGGGGATTAAACAAGGCGTCTCAAGCCATATTAGCCCTCATAAATTGCGCCATTCCTTTGCGACTCACATGTTAGAATCGAGTGGAAATTTAAGAGCCGTACAAGAATTACTTGGCCATGAAAATATTTCTACCACTCAAATCTACACCAGTTTGGATTTTCAACATTTAGCCAAGGTTTACGATAACGCACACCCTCGAGCGAAAAAGAACCGCTCACCGGATTCAGATCAGGAATAA
- a CDS encoding acyltransferase has protein sequence MTQRVFFFDLLRCVAAIAVIAIHVLAPYRDLLGVIPLYEWSFAVGVNSMTRWAVPVFIMISGALLLSDTRPFDLKYYLRRRVGKVLLPFIVWSLFYAYLSGWSANGFDATLSREVLFNMGQHETYYHLGFFYYFIPLYFVIPFFQYLVKNTDDSALYALLSMWLVTTVFFLVRFDGLWSNQYYLYSGYLLLGYVCYQKLATTKSVLSLVTLLGGAALACTAIAVICGSIEQQQYTFGRWLSYKTLNTVLAASMVFMLCRYFADRLSERSQKVISFISTYSLGIYILHPLFLWPMKAYGWHQGNPLWVIPVWIILSGSGALALSWLLSRSSKTRWLLP, from the coding sequence ATGACGCAACGGGTATTTTTCTTTGATTTGTTGAGGTGTGTCGCTGCGATTGCAGTGATTGCCATTCATGTATTGGCACCTTACCGTGATTTATTGGGGGTTATTCCGCTTTATGAATGGTCGTTTGCGGTTGGAGTAAACAGCATGACACGTTGGGCGGTGCCGGTATTTATCATGATTTCAGGGGCGTTATTATTGAGTGATACTCGGCCTTTTGATCTCAAGTATTACCTTCGACGTCGCGTGGGTAAAGTACTGCTGCCATTTATTGTGTGGTCACTGTTTTACGCTTATTTATCAGGTTGGAGTGCCAACGGGTTTGATGCGACGCTCAGTCGTGAAGTGTTATTTAATATGGGTCAGCATGAAACCTATTACCATCTAGGGTTTTTCTATTACTTTATCCCTTTGTATTTTGTGATTCCTTTTTTCCAATATTTAGTGAAAAACACCGATGATAGCGCGTTATATGCCTTACTTAGTATGTGGCTTGTAACGACGGTATTCTTTTTAGTGCGTTTTGATGGCTTGTGGAGTAACCAATATTATCTTTACAGTGGCTATTTATTATTAGGCTATGTGTGTTATCAAAAATTAGCTACGACTAAATCAGTATTGTCTTTGGTGACGTTGTTGGGAGGGGCGGCATTAGCTTGTACTGCCATTGCGGTCATTTGTGGAAGCATTGAGCAACAACAATATACTTTTGGTCGTTGGTTATCTTATAAAACCTTAAATACCGTCTTAGCGGCAAGCATGGTGTTTATGCTGTGTCGTTATTTTGCCGATCGCTTATCAGAGCGTAGTCAAAAGGTGATCAGTTTTATTAGCACTTATAGTTTAGGGATTTATATTTTACATCCATTGTTCTTGTGGCCAATGAAAGCGTATGGCTGGCATCAAGGTAATCCGCTGTGGGTTATTCCCGTTTGGATTATTTTGAGTGGCAGTGGCGCGCTTGCATTGAGTTGGTTATTGTCTCGTTCAAGCAAAACTCGTTGGTTATTACCATAA
- the tusA gene encoding sulfurtransferase TusA — protein MTFDPNNANKILDAQGLRCPEPVMMVRKTIRTMQEGEVLLIKADDPSTTRDIPSFCRFMDHQLIQSNVDQLPYQFVIKKGLA, from the coding sequence ATGACATTCGATCCAAATAACGCGAATAAAATCTTAGATGCCCAAGGGCTTCGCTGCCCAGAGCCTGTGATGATGGTCAGGAAAACCATTCGTACTATGCAAGAAGGGGAAGTGCTCTTGATTAAAGCCGATGACCCTTCGACGACTCGTGATATCCCTAGCTTCTGTCGTTTTATGGACCACCAATTAATTCAGTCTAACGTCGACCAACTGCCTTATCAATTTGTGATCAAAAAAGGCCTCGCTTAA
- the lysA gene encoding diaminopimelate decarboxylase gives MDFFNYQDDGQLWAENVPLTQLAEQFGTPLYVYSRATLERHWKAFDSSVAKHPHLVCYAVKANSNIGVLNVLARLGSGFDIVSGGELERVIAAGGDPKKVVFSGVGKTRAEMKRALEIGIKCFNVESEPELERLNQVAGELGVTAPISLRINPDVDAHTHPYISTGLRDNKFGIAFDRAPEVYKFAASLEHLEVQGIDCHIGSQLTELAPFIDATDRLLALIDNLTEQGIQIRHLDVGGGLGVVYRDELPPQPSEYAKALLSRLQNHSHLELVFEPGRAIAANAGVLLTKVELLKPTEHKNFAVIDAAMNDLIRPSLYQAWMNIVPVVPRQGTPLSYDLVGPICETGDFLGKDRELVLEEGDLLAVRSAGAYGFVMSSNYNTRTRAAEVMVDGAQSHVVRQREELNRLWELENILPE, from the coding sequence TTGGACTTTTTTAATTATCAGGATGATGGCCAACTTTGGGCTGAAAACGTCCCTTTAACTCAACTGGCAGAGCAGTTTGGTACGCCACTTTATGTGTATTCTCGTGCGACCTTAGAGCGTCATTGGAAAGCGTTTGATTCATCGGTTGCGAAGCATCCTCATTTGGTGTGTTATGCGGTGAAAGCGAACTCGAATATTGGCGTTCTCAATGTTTTGGCTCGTTTAGGTTCAGGCTTTGATATTGTGTCTGGTGGTGAGCTTGAACGTGTGATTGCCGCAGGCGGTGATCCGAAAAAAGTGGTGTTTTCTGGCGTGGGAAAAACGCGCGCAGAAATGAAGCGTGCACTCGAGATTGGCATTAAATGCTTTAACGTTGAATCGGAACCCGAACTTGAGCGTTTAAATCAAGTGGCTGGTGAGCTAGGAGTGACAGCACCGATTTCGTTACGCATTAACCCCGATGTTGATGCGCACACACATCCTTATATTTCAACGGGTTTACGTGATAACAAATTTGGCATTGCGTTTGATAGAGCCCCTGAAGTGTACAAATTTGCCGCGAGTCTTGAGCACCTTGAAGTGCAAGGGATTGATTGTCATATTGGTTCACAATTGACGGAGCTGGCACCCTTTATTGATGCCACCGACCGTCTACTCGCTTTGATTGATAATCTTACTGAGCAAGGGATTCAGATTCGTCACCTTGATGTTGGGGGCGGTTTAGGTGTGGTCTATCGTGATGAATTACCACCACAACCTTCGGAATACGCGAAAGCTCTTTTATCGCGTTTGCAAAATCATAGTCATTTAGAATTGGTGTTCGAACCTGGGCGCGCGATTGCGGCTAATGCCGGCGTTTTGCTGACCAAGGTTGAATTACTCAAGCCCACTGAGCACAAAAACTTTGCGGTGATTGATGCCGCTATGAATGATTTGATTCGTCCATCTTTGTATCAAGCGTGGATGAATATTGTGCCAGTGGTTCCGCGTCAAGGGACGCCGCTGAGTTACGATTTAGTCGGCCCGATTTGTGAAACCGGTGACTTCTTAGGTAAAGATCGTGAATTAGTATTAGAAGAAGGGGATTTATTAGCGGTACGCTCTGCTGGTGCGTATGGTTTCGTGATGTCTTCAAACTACAATACTCGAACTCGTGCGGCAGAAGTGATGGTTGATGGGGCGCAGTCTCATGTGGTTCGTCAACGCGAAGAATTGAACCGTTTGTGGGAATTGGAAAACATCCTTCCTGAATAA
- a CDS encoding EVE domain-containing protein: protein MAYWLFKTEPDTFSIDTLRLQKVACWEGVRNYQARNMLRDEIKLGDEVLIYHSSCKKIGVAGIARVVKEAYPDHFQFDPDSPYFDIKADPSNPRWMMVDIEFVRKFERIVTLAELKAIPDLENMPLVKRGNRLSVMPVSEDEWQTILHQE from the coding sequence ATGGCATATTGGTTATTTAAAACAGAACCCGATACGTTTTCGATTGATACCTTACGGCTGCAAAAAGTGGCATGTTGGGAGGGAGTCCGCAATTATCAAGCAAGAAATATGTTGCGTGATGAAATCAAACTGGGGGATGAGGTGCTGATCTATCATTCTTCGTGTAAAAAGATTGGGGTAGCGGGCATTGCTCGCGTAGTCAAAGAAGCTTATCCCGATCATTTTCAGTTTGACCCTGACAGCCCCTATTTTGATATTAAAGCCGATCCCAGCAACCCACGCTGGATGATGGTGGATATTGAATTTGTGCGTAAGTTTGAGCGTATTGTCACCTTGGCGGAATTAAAAGCCATTCCCGATCTGGAAAATATGCCCTTAGTAAAACGAGGCAATCGTTTATCGGTGATGCCGGTGAGCGAAGATGAATGGCAGACGATTTTACATCAAGAATAA
- the cyaY gene encoding iron donor protein CyaY: MNDTEFHQLVDLQMTRIEEAIDDSGADIDYDVSGNVMTLEFEDRSQIIINRQEPMHEIWLASKSGGYHFKYDGEQWICSKTGAELFRLVKGECEKHAGEEIDWV; this comes from the coding sequence ATGAATGATACGGAATTTCACCAATTAGTTGACCTGCAAATGACCCGCATTGAAGAAGCGATTGATGACTCAGGTGCCGATATTGATTACGACGTATCTGGTAACGTAATGACGTTAGAATTTGAAGACCGCAGTCAAATCATTATTAACCGCCAAGAACCAATGCATGAGATTTGGTTGGCCTCAAAATCTGGTGGCTACCACTTTAAATACGATGGTGAACAATGGATTTGCTCAAAAACCGGTGCCGAGCTATTTCGCTTAGTGAAAGGGGAATGTGAAAAACACGCAGGTGAAGAGATCGATTGGGTCTAA